The following is a genomic window from Zalophus californianus isolate mZalCal1 chromosome 10, mZalCal1.pri.v2, whole genome shotgun sequence.
AGTTTCCTCCGCAGGGAGGAGAACGTGCCCCCCAGGACCCTGCGCAGCCGCGTGCCGTCTCGGCCGCAGGGCAGGCCcggcctgggggctgggagctgCCCCGTGAACATCTCCCACCCGGCCAGGGCATCCACGGCCCCGTCCACCTGCACCAGTTCGTCCTCCGTCACCTCGCGCTCCAGGGCCTGGATGCACAGCGCCAGCCACCGCCCGTGCTCCTCGATGGCCTCCTGCGGGGGTCCGAGCGGCGGCGGGCTCTCGGGGACGGCCAGCGAGCCCAGCCCCTCCTCGGGCTCCAGCTCCGGCCCCCCGGGGAAGCTGCGGCTCCACGCGTCGGGGGTCAGGGGCTCCGACAGGCTGCTGCCCGGCTCCGACGCGCTCCCACAGCTCAGGCCCGAGTCGGCGCTGCCGGGGAGGGTGTCCTCCACCGCCGACGGCAGCCCTGCGTCCGGGCTGGGCCGCGCCCGTGTCCCAGCTTGCGTCCAGGCGTGAAGTCTCTGGGAGGGAGAGACGAGGCTGGGTTTTCTGGGTGCCGTCACTTTAGCCCAGGCACTGTCCCAAGACCTTAACCCTTGCCAGGggaccccctgcccccccactaGCCCGGGCCCCCCAGGCCCACGTGCACATAGGAGCGGTACACGCCCAAACTTCAACTTAACTCAAACTGTATGAAGCAATAAATACTCCCCAAactcctccctctccacctggttttacttcttttccctctgacctCTGCTCTCAGGTCTCTGGCGTCTGCACCGTGGACACCCCTTCCCAGCGCTGCCCCCAGCGTCGCCCCTGCGCCTCGCTGACCAGGACAAAGGGACAGCAGGGACCGTCCCCAGTCTTCCATCAGCGCTCGGTCACTGCTGGAGCGTCCAGGGACCGACCAGGGACAGACCCGGGCTCCGGGGCCCCTGTCGCCCTCCTCCGAGCCCCTCCAGTCACGTGGGTGAGGTTCTGGGACAGGCTCCCTTCCTGGTCAGGGGCGTGCGTGGAAGGGGGGAGCACAGAAGCCACGAAAGTTGGGGCAGGTGCCCACGACCCCCAGGAGGAACGCAAGTGAGGATGCGCGTGCTTTTCACAGACCGGAACGGGCCCCCTTCCCGTACACCTCACAGCGCATCCCAGCTCCCCCCTCCCGCGGACCGCCATCGGCCACTCCCCCCGCGCCCTCCGCGGGGCAGCGTGTGAGGCCCCCCCTCCGGCTGGGCTGCCCCCTTCCTCAACAGCGCGTTCCCCAGAGTCACTCAGAAAGGATCCGCGCGGGGAGGCGGCTCTGGGACCTGGACACGCCCAGCCTGCTAGCTCAGCGGTCCTCAAAGTGGGGTCCCCGCCCAGCAGCACCCCCCCTGAGCCTGTGAGACATGCAGGCCCTCCCCTCCCGAGGGGCGGGCTCAGAACCTGTCCCCCACGGAGTCTGGCACCCTGCCCTTCACCAGAACGCCACCTCTTACGGCCCAGGCGCCGGCCTCCAAGAGGAAGGGGGTGCGTCCCAGAGCCTCAACCACGGCGTTGGGCTGGAAACTAAAATCCAGCCCGAGTGACTTGGTTGATAGGCCTTAATACACATCCACCTGCTGTTGGACTCGGACTCAGAATAAAGTTTGAGTTTGCCAAGCCCTCCTCCCCGAGGATGAGGTTCCTTCCCCCGCCCCGGGCAGCGGCTGGCACATCTCCCCGGGCCTCGGAGCGGCCTGGGGACCCCTGCTGCGGGCAGCACCTCAAGGCGACAGCAGAGGGCAGCATCGCGCCGCGAGCTCGGCCTGGCCGCCTCCCGAGCTGTGCGTGAGCCTCCTCCCCAGGGGCCAGCCCTTCCTCCGGGTGAGCTCGGGGGcaggctgggggggagggggcggctgcaggggggggcagggcagagcctgCCGCGGGGACGCAGGAGGGCGTCTGAGCAGATGCCAAAAGCGCTAGGACAGGCGCTcagagatcatggcctgagaaAGAAAAGCCGTCTGCCCCTTGTCCCTCCTGCACCCCGTCCAACCTGATGGCCATGGCCACGGCCACCATGACTGGGTGCGGACCATGGGCCAGGCGCCCAGCTAGGACCATGACATGCTGCCCAGCACCAGCAGGATGCCGAGAGGTTGGCACACAGGTCTGTTCACTCGGCCTGGGGTTCTCGCACCCAGGACCCGACTCGGCCCTCTGGCCTCTGACCCCGTGCGCGAGGCCGGACTGGGCGGGTGCCGGGCGGTGCGGGGTTGCTGCCCCGGGAGCACCCCTCACCTTGTACCTCTCGACGAGCTTGAAGCCCAGGACGTGCTGCAGCTTCCTCAGGCAGATGGGACAGAGGTCCAGGGGCCGCCGCAGGGCCTCGTCCAGGCTGAGCGCCCCCTGCATGAGGCAGCGCAGCCAACGACAGTTCCCCAGGCCCAGGAGGTGGCAGAGCTCATGGCACGTGACCTGAGGGAGCCCACACAGCACCACTGCCCTTGCGGCCGTGCACCCGACCACCAGCCAAGCCCCCGACGCTTTGGGCGGCCCCCGCTCCCGACGGCACAGGGCACAGACTGACGTCTCCGGTGCAGCAGCCCCCAGGGGCCACCCAGCACGGGAGCCTGGGCAGCAGGAAGACCCCAGTTCACATCCCAACGCTGCCCCTTCCCAGCTGGGTGAGCTCAGGCGAAGGTCTGGTCAGCTCTGGGCCTTGCTGTCTGCCCTCTCTGAAGCCTGACCCCCGTCGTGAGGGCTGGACGGAGCACTCGCGCCCTTCTGTCTGATCGCACATCCTCCCCATATTCCTAGGACTCGCCCAAGCCCCCAGGTCTTCCTCCCTCTTGCtgccccatctcctcctccccgccGTGCACTGACCCCAcgccctggcctccctgcccacctTGCAGCACTGGACCATCCCCAGGGCGCTGAAGCCCACGCTCTGGCCTCCGTCCCGCACGGGAGTCTCGGGGCCGTCTGCAGCTGCCTCGACCAGGGCTGGGTCAGCGGCGCTGGGCCCTGACTGCAGGAGATCCCCCGAGAACCGGGCAAAGCTGCAGACGCCTACTtctggggagaggcagacacGCCAGGGCAGCCGCTCATGGGGAGCCCAGGAGCAAAACTAGCCCTGCCCTCGGGGTGCACGGGGCCCGGGGGCCTGGCCCTGCCAGCGCGCCCCTGTGAAGGTGGCCGCGAGGTCCCCGCTCGAGAGGAGGCAGGACGCGGGGATGCGCGTTCAGGGACAGCGGCTTCCAGCTGGTGTGTCATCCTCCCGGGGAGGGTTGGCGCGCGCGTGCGCTCGCCGCCCCAGGGTGGAGGGCCCCCCCGCCAAGTGCAGGCTGAGGCAGGGTTGCCGGGCCCCTGGCTCACCGTGGCCTGGAAGGAACTTGCCAAAGGTGAAGCTCCAGGCCTCGCATGGGTACAGGTCGGACAGCGTGAGGCCCAGCACGCACAGCGCATCACCCGGCTTGCTGTTCTTCAGGAAAGACAGGATGCCGTCTGCGAGGGGAGAGGGCCCGAGGGGCGCTGAGGAGGCTGCTGGGCCCCCGTCTGCCAGCCCCAGGCTCCGGCCAGGAAATCCTGtcatccctcttcctctgcccacggCCAGCCCCTCCCAAAGTCAGGTGCAAGCTCGCCACATTGCACAAGCAGCTTGTCGTCCAAGACCGGGAAGTCCTAGCAGCCACGCTGCATGACATGGAGCGTGGGCCGCAGGCCCGGGCCTCGCGGGCAGGACCTCAGGGTCTGCATTTCCAAAACTCGGCAGAGCTGGTGGGGACGGGGTAGTTGAGAGGCCCGGAGACATCCAAGTGGGGACACCAAGAAGGCCACTTGACCAATGGGGCCAGTGTTCAGGGGACAGTGCCCCTGCGGCCACAGGATGGGACCATGGCCCCAGAGACGCCTGCACCCTAGTGCCCAGGCCCCGCGAATGTGCTGCCTCACAGCAGGAGGGATGCCGTGGACGTGATTAAATTGAAGGCCTTAAAATGGGAAGTTATTCTGGATTATCCGGATGGGCTCAATGTAATCATTAGCGTccttggaaggagagagagagggtcagagagatcTGAAGGTGCTATGGCGGTGGGCAGAGACACAGCCGTCAGGGACCGGGCCTGGAACAGGGCAGTGTCCTGTAGGCAGGGGACAAAGGCAGGTCTAGGACTGGGAGAGGGTCTCAGTGGCCAAACATGAAGCCTGGGACCCAGGAAGGAACAGCCGCCATCAGGATGGCACCTGCCCCAGGCAAGAACTccctgtctcccccccccccaaaaaaaactccATGCTATCAGCTCCCCATGGCGCACGCTGGGGACTGCAGCCAGCCCTCCTGCTGGAGATAACCAGACAAGCTGGGTGAAATACAAAAAAAGCTCCTTAAAGCATCCTAGATGGGGCAGCGTTGGCCGCAGGGGACACCGCACACGTCTGGGGGAGCGAAGCAAGCTTTTCTACGTCTGATTACAGTGGCGACTGGGTCACGGGTGTGTTCGTCAAGGCTCACAGAGCTGTTATGAAAGGGAGGATTTCACTACACGTGAATTATGCCTCAgtaaaaaggactttaaaaaaaatcaagatctgaTGGGAAATTAGAACCGGAGAGAGGATTGGAATGGACAGCTAAGGCTGGGCTGCTTCTGGGATGAGGGGGTGCTGCAGGCTGGACTCCCAGGGCCACGGGTGGCCCAGAACAGCTGCCTGGCAGAGGAAATCCAGAATCCTCCCTAGAGCAAATCACATCACCCCCAGCCACAAGATCTTCTAAAAGTTAAACTACCTTTCCCATTAAGATGTCCAgctaacagggcgcctgggtggctcagtcggttaagcgactgactgccttcggctcaggtcatgatcccggagtcccgggatcgagtcccgcatcgggctccctgctcggccgggggtctgcttctccctctgaccctccctcttctcatgtgctctctctctctctcattctctctctcaaataaataaaaatctttaaaaaaaaaaaaaactactttccccttaaatttaaaaaaatgatgtccAGCTAACAGTGAAGAATAACAAGACACGCAGATGGCAAGGGCCCCCGGAAAGGGCCCCATGCCAAGTGGCAGAGGCCGCGCCCCGTGCGCTCACCCACCTGTGTGGAGCTGGAGTCTGTCTGAGTCCTGGCTGGGACGCGAGCAGCAGTGGATGGACGCGGCCGCCACCGAAGGCAGGCACCTGACCTGCAAGCCTAAGAAAAAGGCCTCCGTGCAGTTCCTCAGGTGCTCCAGCAGAGCGCTGCCCGCCGGCCCCTCACTCAGATCTGGGGGCGGGGCAGCGCGTCAGCCACGTGGCCCCCACCGGCCTGcgcccagcacccccacccagcGCCGCCCCCAgtgccccagggcccccaccaGCACCTCCACCAGCATCCGGCACCCCCACCAGCACCCAGCGCCCCGGGCCAAGCCAGCCACTGGGCCAACGAGGCTGACATGGACCTGCCTTTGCAGAGTCAGGcacacagacatttttaaaaaaaaacaaaggagaaaaatggaggaaaggCCAACACCCAGATGAAAGATGCAGGTGACACAAGTCTGGAGGGCGGGGAGCTCCGGGAGGGGTGGCAGGGCCTCATCAGGTGCCACAGTCCCtgaggctggcgggggggggggagcagcggGGCCCCTCCCTCGGGGTTAATGCTGCCAAGAGCCGGCCTGGCAGGAGCAGAGTGGGACACAGGGAGGGTGCAGAGGCCCGGCGGGCAGGTGAGGCGCCCCTGGGGGGGAGCCACAACCAGGCTGTATTTTAGGAGGACAGAGGGGCACAGAGGGTGGCAGCCAGGAGGGCCTGGGCCGGGCTGGTTGGAAATGCAGAGCCCCGGGCCACCTCAGAACCAAAGCCACATGTTAACGAGGCGCCTGTGATCGGCTCAGGAAAGCTTGGGAAGCCCTGGGGAGCCGCTAGCGGGGGACACGGAGCAAAGTGCATGGTTTAGGGGCTGGGTGGAGGCAGCGTCTCTAGGCAGAGAGGGCGGACTGGCCGCAGGGAGATGGAAAACGAGGGGTGCCTGCAGGCCTCTGGTCCCCAGGGCTGGCGGGACACACAGGTTCTCCCCCCAGCTCCGGCCGGTTCCTCCTCTGCAAAGCCACACCTGCCCCACGTCCCCTctctgccgaggagggagcccctGCCCGCAGCACGCAGACCGCCCGgcccccctcctctccagcaccCGGCCAGCAGCAGGAGAACCCGGAGTCCCTCACGCGCCCAGCCAGCCTCCGCAGCATGGCCTCGGGGTCAAACAGGCCAGCCGCGCTCACGTCCCACCCCCACGCATCACCAGGTCTGGGTGACAGGGGCCGAGTGACCTCTCCCGGCCTGTTTCTGTGCCTGTGACACGGGCTGGTCCTAATCTCAGCCCCcacggggcaggggggggggaCCCGGTCTCTGGAaggcacccagcacagggcctgggacGGCACACCTGGGCGAGGTCACACCTGCGTGCCGCGGGCGGTGACACGGGCACAGAGGGCCCCACGGCCTGGGGCATTCTGACAGCTGTCtgagctggggagtgggaggtgtGGAGCTTCTGAGCCCAGcagggctccctgcccccacccccacgcccacccccaccAGGGCTGTCCCCGTTCCCGTCAGGGCCTGCCTGGGGCCTGGGCGGGCACAGCCTCCCTGCTTGTGCCTAGATTTAGAGTCAGGTTCCCCGCAGGGCCCTGCCGGCTCcaggacgcccccccccccccgcgggcacgtcccccccccccccgcccccccgcggcCTGGTACCTATGGGCTGCAGGTAGATGTGCTTGCGGGCAGGGCTCTGCCTCCGGGACGGCAGGGAGGCGTGGAAGGTCTGGAAGTCCTCGGGGGCCTCGGGACGGCTGAGGAGCCAGTCGAAGGCTGTGCGGATGAGCAGCGTGCAGAAGAGGGTCCTCCGGGGGTTGTAGGCCTCGGCCAGGAAGAGCCTCTCGGCAGgggtgaaggcagacacatagTGCTCCTGCAGGGCGGGGTCAGTGGAGACCAGCGCCTCCTTCAGGGCCCGCGGGCCGAAGCAGAACTCCTGGGCTGGCCTGCACTGCAGCATGGCGGGCCTGGCCTCCTCTCCGGGGAGCCCCTGCTGTTGCCCATGaaacccccctcccccggggacAGCCACTGGCTCTTCCGGAACCTTCCTGCAGGCCGATGGGAACAGCGGAAGGCTCCCCTCCGAAGGACGCCCGGCGCGGGGGGTCCTCAGCAGCAGCAAGGGGCGGCAGGGACGCGTCCCGGCGTGGCAgcaccctgggggagggggacgggcACCGCTGAGCACGCAGGGCCTGTTCGCTCAGGCGGACGGTGGACacggcccccccccccgccccaacccggCCAGGGAGGGCAGGACAGCATCTCCTGCTCCAGCCCCGCAGCGGGGAGCCTGGAGCCCCAGcgcccactcccccaccccacccgccctCAGATGGGGGGGCGCCCGGGGAAGGGCCCCCCAAGAAGGAAACCAGCTCTAACTGTCCCTTTGTGCACCCCATGGCCTGGGGCCCCGCAGCACCTCCTTATCCCCACTACAGGCCTTCCTGGCCGGTCCCCGTGTGCCCGAGGACGGAAGCCTGCTCCCCAAGTCGCCGGGCCAGCCAGGAGCCCGCACAGCGCCCGGCCCAGAGGCCTCCCGCACACGCGAGGCACGGGCACACGTGCCAACCACGGAAAGCTATAAATAGGGCGATGTGGCCGAGCAACAAAGAGCGCTTTAAGGGCTGGAACAGACCGGGCGGGGAGAGGAGACGCCGGGGAAGACAGATGGGCCGGGAGGACGGGACAAAGTCCGTTCACAGATTGGAGTCCGCCGAGTTGGCGCGCGGACTGGCACGTCCGCGCTCATCGCGGACgacgccccctccccaccacatgcACCCCGAAACACTACCACGCTCCCGGGGGGCGACGGGCTCCGTCTCCGTCCAGAGGCGCGCACCGCGGGCAGGGGGAGCCTCGCCGAGCAGGGGGAGGTGACGAGGgaggaagccagagaaagacGCACGAATAACAGAGCAGAGCACAAGGGGGATCAGAACGCGGCAGAGGACGGCGCTTGGCCGACTCTTAATTCAGAAAGTCAAGCCAGCGATGCAAAACCCCGAAACAGGAACGGGCCTTGTTTTTGTGGGAAGAATGGAGAAATGAGCCCACACCCCCTTTGGCTAGCCCCGACTTAAAACGTTCGTCTGGAAAACAAATTTCTAGGTACACACGTATGCGCGTGTGTGTAGAGACATCTGTGTAAACACACGCAAgtatacacacgtacacaccaGACGCCCTCTAGGATTCCCAGGTTTCCCTCAGCGTGGACGTGTGGACACCCTGACCGATTTTCCAGAGTGACCGCCGGGGTGCGGGGGCCGGCCAGGACAGAGTGCTCACTGAGGGCCCGTCAAAGACAGCGGCACACGTATGTTCTATAGACGTGAGGCCTGATTCCATGCACATGCTTCTGATTCCGCATATGATGAGCATTTTCCCAAGTCCTTAGACATTCTgttaaaaaaatgccattttagggggcacctggctgcctcagttggctaagcgtccaacccttgatctcagggtcgtgagtttgagccccacattgggctccacactgggcatggagcctacgtgtaaaaaaaaaaaaaaaaaaaaggctgtttttTCCTGGCTGCCCCAAAAACACCATGATGAACATCTTGGTACATAGGTCTGAGTTTCTGTGTCCTCAGGAGAGATTCCCAGAAGACACCATGTGTTTAAGGGATCTTAGTCTGTACGaccaaactgctttccagaacGGGCTTGCCAATGACCCCCAAGCGCTAGGTGGTCAGCAGCAAATACAACTGGCCGCTAAATCCTGGGTGGGGCTTCTCGGCTTGAGCCCTCAGGGAGGTGGGAGAGTCGCTACCCACATTTCTAAGAGGGTGCAGCCAGGTTAAAACTGTCCCCAGAGCCACCCAGCCGGGAAGAGTCAGAGGAAGGACGGGAACACACCTGCACAGGGCCCCATCACCCGGAGTGGCGGGGGGTCCCCGCCTTCCCCGCCAGACTCCAGCACAACACTGGCGATTTGCAACAGGGTATAGACACCTGGCTGTAGATGTATGAACACACGGACCAAATCACACGGCCTGCGGAAGGGCCCTCGCGGGCAGGCTCTCCATGGGGCCAGAAGGACCCGAGGGACACCTGCCATTCCGGAGGCGGCCAGGGAGGGCCCAGCACAGGGCACACAGGAgcaccttccctccttccttggcTCAGTGGACAGTCCGTGAGCACCTGGCCATTCATGGAGCTTGACCGACTCCCCGGGACCAAACAGGCGTGGGTCCCTGGACTTTGGGAGCTTAAATTCTAGCGACGTAACACAGACGATACAAGGCAGTAAAAGTGCACACCGTGTAGGTAGGGGgtgtgggaaggggagaaatggCCCCGGGGAGAAAAGGCAGAGCTGGTGGGGGCCCACTGAGAAGACCAGGTCCGAGCAGCCTGGAAGGGGCCGCTGGAGGGTCTGGGGCAAGTGTCCCAAGTGAaggagcaggtgcaaaggccccgaAACTGGCTTCAGGGGCAGCGTGGAGCCCGGCATGGCGGGAGGGGGTCGGGGAGACGGGTGTGGGTAGGGCTGTGCCTAGAGCTCTGGCCTCCCCCTGGGGGGCACAGGGTGGGGGTCCGCGTGTGCGCGTCGCCCACCTCCTCCCCGGTGCACCAGGCACGGTGCTGCGTGGATGCTGGACCCTCCAGCCAGCTTTCCGGGCGGGCTGTGAGCTCCTGGCCGTCCAGGACCTGGGGGGCCGGCACAGAATGCTGAGGAGACCCCTGATGAGGGAGTGCCTGAACACCAGCTGGGCTCTGGAATGAACGCGGCCCTCTGACCTTTAACCCCgttgtgcctcagtgtcccccaGGCACAGTGGGCTTGGCAGCACCTGCCCACCTTGCTCGGCGCGTGGCTGGaccaagcaggagggaggagacGCCACCCCaggcgggggatgggggggtgacTGCCTTGAGCACCGGACACCATGCGCACTCACAGCTTATTTGTGGACGCGGGTCCAGGGACCCCGCTCCCGCGCCCTTGCCTCTCCCCAGGCCTTCTGCTCGCAAGCGCCTGTCCTCGGGGCACCCAGCCAGACTGTGACGCTTTCCCACCAGCGGTTACCCCTAAATCGTTCCCCCAGTGTCCCAGCCGGCTCAGGATCGTTCCGTCGTTGAGAGCACCCCCACAAACTAGTTCTCGGGGCAGCCCGGCTCTTCTGGACACTCAGGAGGAGCTGTGTCACAGGTAGCTTGAGCCAGCCCCAGTCGACAACCACCCCCCGCCAAGCCCACTCCCCGGCCCCCCGCACAGGGCCTCCGTCCTGTGAACCCCAAGCTCGGTTTTTGACCTGACACCTCATCTGAACCCGCAACTACCTGAAATGTAGCTACCAGTGTTCACCCACCTCATAAGCCGAGgagactgaggccagagaggggaagaCAGCTGCCCCAGGGATGCACAGCTCCAAGGATTCAGAGGCGGCTCTCCTGCCTCCCGATACCGTGCCCCTCACTCTGGGCCTCATTCCCaggccctcctcccacccctgaaGGGGCTTGCGTGGCAGCACGCTCTCCCGCATGCCCCCCACACTCCGCTCTGGGCTTCACGGCCCCCGGACGCCCCTAGCTCAGGCACGGCCCCACGAAATGCAGAATGCCTTCTTCGTACCGGACACCCAAGGGCCCTGCCACGTCTGTCCCAGGTGTGACTCTGACCCCAACAGTGAACCTCAGACTCATTTCAGCCGTCCTCACGGA
Proteins encoded in this region:
- the AMZ1 gene encoding archaemetzincin-1 isoform X2, with protein sequence MLQCRPAQEFCFGPRALKEALVSTDPALQEHYVSAFTPAERLFLAEAYNPRRTLFCTLLIRTAFDWLLSRPEAPEDFQTFHASLPSRRQSPARKHIYLQPIGLQVRCLPSVAAASIHCCSRPSQDSDRLQLHTDGILSFLKNSKPGDALCVLGLTLSDLYPCEAWSFTFGKFLPGHETSRLDASWDTGAAQPGRRAAVGGGGHPPRQRRLGPELWERVGAGQQPVGAPDPRRVEPQLPRGAGAGARGGAGLAGRPREPAAARTPAGGHRGARAVAGAVHPGPGARGDGGRTGAGGRGRGCPGRVGDVHGAAPSPQAGPALRPRRHAAAQGPGGHVLLPAEETEHTQTVQGGIIPLSLEGGGELTREPICPAPCSPGAWRRALQGSRGSGENSAVCRQGQPVGFPVPALTASFMTSGSSRTFPTPSNAGHAKAASLSGVCVSLRFCHPVFPAAEAPACTLGCLLCPCSRTSPVAAGREAAGANSSVPAASSVVMAASPSWKEARIGVLIHSGASLQFGG
- the AMZ1 gene encoding archaemetzincin-1 isoform X1 — its product is MLQCRPAQEFCFGPRALKEALVSTDPALQEHYVSAFTPAERLFLAEAYNPRRTLFCTLLIRTAFDWLLSRPEAPEDFQTFHASLPSRRQSPARKHIYLQPIDLSEGPAGSALLEHLRNCTEAFFLGLQVRCLPSVAAASIHCCSRPSQDSDRLQLHTDGILSFLKNSKPGDALCVLGLTLSDLYPCEAWSFTFGKFLPGHETSRLDASWDTGAAQPGRRAAVGGGGHPPRQRRLGPELWERVGAGQQPVGAPDPRRVEPQLPRGAGAGARGGAGLAGRPREPAAARTPAGGHRGARAVAGAVHPGPGARGDGGRTGAGGRGRGCPGRVGDVHGAAPSPQAGPALRPRRHAAAQGPGGHVLLPAEETEHTQTVQGGIIPLSLEGGGELTREPICPAPCSPGAWRRALQGSRGSGENSAVCRQGQPVGFPVPALTASFMTSGSSRTFPTPSNAGHAKAASLSGVCVSLRFCHPVFPAAEAPACTLGCLLCPCSRTSPVAAGREAAGANSSVPAASSVVMAASPSWKEARIGVLIHSGASLQFGG
- the AMZ1 gene encoding archaemetzincin-1 isoform X4, translated to MLQCRPAQEFCFGPRALKEALVSTDPALQEHYVSAFTPAERLFLAEAYNPRRTLFCTLLIRTAFDWLLSRPEAPEDFQTFHASLPSRRQSPARKHIYLQPIDLSEGPAGSALLEHLRNCTEAFFLGLQVRCLPSVAAASIHCCSRPSQDSDRLQLHTDGILSFLKNSKPGDALCVLGLTLSDLYPCEAWSFTFGKFLPGHEVGVCSFARFSGDLLQSGPSAADPALVEAAADGPETPVRDGGQSVGFSALGMVQCCKGALSLDEALRRPLDLCPICLRKLQHVLGFKLVERYKRLHAWTQAGTRARPSPDAGLPSAVEDTLPGSADSGLSCGSASEPGSSLSEPLTPDAWSRSFPGGPELEPEEGLGSLAVPESPPPLGPPQEAIEEHGRWLALCIQALEREVTEDELVQVDGAVDALAGWEMFTGQLPAPRPGLPCGRDGTRLRRVLGGTFSSLRRKLSTRKLSKAGSSPCRWRAEEN
- the AMZ1 gene encoding archaemetzincin-1 isoform X3, encoding MLQCRPAQEFCFGPRALKEALVSTDPALQEHYVSAFTPAERLFLAEAYNPRRTLFCTLLIRTAFDWLLSRPEAPEDFQTFHASLPSRRQSPARKHIYLQPIDLSEGPAGSALLEHLRNCTEAFFLGLQVRCLPSVAAASIHCCSRPSQDSDRLQLHTDGILSFLKNSKPGDALCVLGLTLSDLYPCEAWSFTFGKFLPGHEVGVCSFARFSGDLLQSGPSAADPALVEAAADGPETPVRDGGQSVGFSALGMVQCCKVTCHELCHLLGLGNCRWLRCLMQGALSLDEALRRPLDLCPICLRKLQHVLGFKLVERYKRLHAWTQAGTRARPSPDAGLPSAVEDTLPGSADSGLSCGSASEPGSSLSEPLTPDAWSRSFPGGPELEPEEGLGSLAVPESPPPLGPPQEAIEEHGRWLALCIQALEREVTEDELVQVDGAVDALAGWEMFTGQLPAPRPGLPCGRDGTRLRRVLGGTFSSLRRKLSTRKLSKAGSSPCRWRAEEN